The genomic region TGATACAGCGTGCCCGCGAACAAGGCTTTCTGTTCAATGAGTTCCGGCTGGAGCTGGCGCGTGGTGAAGACCGTTTCGCGCAGATCCTGGCGCAGGATGAAAACAAGCGTCTGCACGAACGTTTTCTCGATGTCCATACCGGCAAAATCCTGCAGGCGCCGGAGCAGAGCATCGCCGATTATTTCTGGCAATGGCACACCGATTTGTTGTTGCCGAAACCTTGGGGTAGATACCTGGTCGGCTTGCTCGGCGTTGCGCTGTTTTATTTGTTAATCGTCGGCATTTTCGGTCAGCGAAAATTTGGTCGCAGCTATTTGACCTGGCGACGCGATAAAAGCAAGCGCTTATGGTTTTCTGACGGTCATCGCTTTTTCGGTGCCTGGCTCGCACCCTTTCAGTTGCTGATGGGGTTTTCCGGCGCGCTGCTCGGGCTTGCCGGCCTGCTGCTTGGTTTGATCGCACTGGTGGCGTTCGATGGCGATCGGCACAAAGCCACGGCGGCGCTGTTTGGTGAAGAGCCGGTGTTGCAGCAACAAAAAGCGCCAATGGCGCCACTGGCACCGATGTTCGAGCAGTTCGAACAGATTTGGCCCGGCAGCAAAATCGAGCGGGTCGAATACCACGGTTACGGCGATGCCGGCGGCCAGGTGCATATTCGCGGTACCTGGCTTGCCCGCTGGGCCGCGATGCAGGAAATGCATTTCGATGCGGTGACCGGCGAGCATCTGCGGCAGACCGATTTCACCGAGCTCGGTTCCGGCGGTTACCTGTACAGCCTGGCCGTGACACTGCACCTG from Permianibacter aggregans harbors:
- a CDS encoding PepSY-associated TM helix domain-containing protein translates to MSQSLRTINSSHIAFGVACGLLLFAISWFGLLSLFRSELMIWQHPAIQLDEQNLQPLSPDVLIQRAREQGFLFNEFRLELARGEDRFAQILAQDENKRLHERFLDVHTGKILQAPEQSIADYFWQWHTDLLLPKPWGRYLVGLLGVALFYLLIVGIFGQRKFGRSYLTWRRDKSKRLWFSDGHRFFGAWLAPFQLLMGFSGALLGLAGLLLGLIALVAFDGDRHKATAALFGEEPVLQQQKAPMAPLAPMFEQFEQIWPGSKIERVEYHGYGDAGGQVHIRGTWLARWAAMQEMHFDAVTGEHLRQTDFTELGSGGYLYSLAVTLHLVRFYQPIVKIFYALLTFGLLALMLFGVLLALDKRRSGEFSWHWLRCSYWLCLAMPSASAVLLLDAQLAQLWARAVSAPGPLFWLSLSFAILALMWTRSHRQALQRAAGMLAILLAASAALSLSQGVADPIVLAVDIGLLLLALFSAGIYWRMRRVLATTPSPSFLSLISLPAFFTKPKTQQKEIP